The Toxoplasma gondii ME49 chromosome XII, whole genome shotgun sequence genome includes a region encoding these proteins:
- a CDS encoding TAP42 family protein (encoded by transcript TGME49_218250) — MRFSVEGSEELLAAELRPLQTLPRFSSAPTSRCPLHLNARLRDEQGLSVEARVVQLCPALDQLRRVRTRAGMESVSGSSEAASAGGAGEGAPLSEVTALESLFDYAFERYRSLVDSFSNAFEEEDGDSSSSDPSGDAHMSRAADLLVQLLGKDGLEALQDEGKQPSSTSSPLAVRTETVNKLTLCFKGCARAVEHLSLFSVGEDWDEIATRNLRYLMVPYLLGRLSLECPDLHRRLHALKEAQIFFREFMAGVERLGVCRRDDLRSFDSIVDALQQSADSSEAGPAGFSSFREPGPQSPAARRDELVARAKFEKEVDTKIAALLRKRREAARRGRTEDGDPVDGIDEEEERAFWASLLSRAAAETVTQMGLILREQPLLSMRMQDEGQRRGGLETSDSRMHPSRAAQSSGESARKPWVYTIKDRTDLRRLYREKVFTPGHNLPSMSLAECAAIEMEMEVNQIGAAKPKVVEEYSTAQAQAEREEEKELEERAWDDWKDDNPKGSGNKMRNKG; from the exons ATGCGCTTTTCCGTCGAGG GCTCAGAAGAGTTACTGGCAGCTGAGCTGAGACCGCTTCAGacccttcctcgcttttcgtCAGCGCCAACTTCTCGTTGTCCGCTGCATCTCAATGCCCGGCTGAGAGACGAGCAAGGCTTGTCTGTAGAAGCTCGGGTTGTACAGCTCTGCCCAGCTCTCGACCAACTGAGGAGA gttCGAACGCGCGCCGGCATGGAGTCCGTATCCGGGTCGTCGGAGGCAGCGAGTGCAGGCGGggcaggcgaaggcgcgcctctctcggagGTCACAGCTCTTGAAAGTCTTTTCGACTATGCGTTTGAGAGGTACCGCAGTCTCGTGGACAGTTTCTCGAACGCAtttgaggaagaagatggagactcgtcgtcttctgacCCCAGCGGCGACGCCCACATGAGCCGCGCGGCAGATTTGCTCGTGCAGCTCCTCGGGAAGGATGGACTGGAGGCTCTACAGGACGAAGGAAAGCAGCCGAGCTCGACCTCGTCACCCCTGGCGGTCCGAACGGAGACTGTCAACAAACTCACGCTGTGTTTCAAAGGCTGTGCGCGTGCCGTCGAGCAcctttccctcttctctgttggcGAAGACTGGGATGAAATTGCGACAAGGAATCTGAG GTATCTTATGGTGCCCTACTTGCTAggccgtctctccctcgaaTGTCCTGATCTTCACCGGAGACTGCACGCTCTGAAGGAAGCGCAG ATTTTCTTTCGGGAGTTCATGGCCGGCGTGGAACGGCTTGGAGTTTGCAGGCGAGACGACTTGCGGTCGTTCGACTCGATCGTAGATGCTCTGCAGCAGAGTGCCGACAGCAGCGAGGCTGGCCCTGCGGGCTTTTCATCTTTCAGAGAACCGGGGCCTCAGAGTCCTGCCGCGAGAAG AGATGAGCTGGTGGCGAGAGCAAAGTtcgagaaggaagtcgaCACAAAAATTGCT GCGCTTttgcgaaaaagaagagaagccgcTCGACGAGGCCGAACCGAGGATGGAGATCCAGTTGACGGTatcgacgaggaagaagaacgcgccTTCTGGGCTTCCTTGCTGTCCAG agCAGCCGCGGAGACAGTTACTCAGATGGGTCTCATTCTCCGA GAACAACCCTTGCTAAGCATGCGGATGCAGGACGAAGGGCAACGACGGG GTGGCTTGGAAACCAGTGACAGCCGCATGCACCCGTCTCGAGCCGCGCAGAGCTCTGGGGAGTCGGCTCGCAAGCCGTGGGTCTACACCATT AAAGACAGAACCGATCTGCGACGGCTCTACCGAGAAAAAGTTTTCACGCCAGGCCACA aTCTGCCCAGCATGAGCCTGGCGGAGTGTGCTGCCATTGAAATGGAGATGGAAGT GAACCAGATAGGCGCGGCAAAGCCAAAGGTTGTAGAAGAGTATTCAACGGCTCAAGCTCAAGCAGAG cgagaagaagaaaaggaactcGAGGAGCGGGCATGGGACGACTGGAAA GATGACAACCCCAAAGGTTCGGGGAACAAGATGAGGAACAAAGGCTAA
- a CDS encoding eukaryotic porin, putative (encoded by transcript TGME49_218280) produces the protein MKTSSRHEEQQHRPGFRFCRFLRGMTLAGGDRGTGSLLLRSLHPGALTGVAASCAEKEEKSFLSGFPSFGLFDKNSSKDAAAKSSSSVSADASTPSRPASSGDTDTMEGSSEARPPLSTAALAPGTSMLGSSEAGESTSNRLIPSESKELDKTRAPIPVPYEQFSREWMAVAGQDNFDGFRLEATKQVNKVLTANHTFMLGTQSKEGGCSYSFGPTLVIGEPDEAAQQEGQMPNFFGMARMNSDGFLQARFIKAISKTFDIKFNSNSSISEDAKDKSMYEVSFDKMGSDWAANLKLAWQGTWILNGLFSQVITPKLQLGGELTWVAATGISMGSVGARYGFNENNTVTCQIGVGPDFSSPMGFANDVYSTKAQYVRKVTDRLSMGTELEFTHPDMSSAMRVGWQYLFRQARVQGLVDTAGRVSMFAQDYNGFGLSGMIDYWHGDYKFGFQMNVVPPPPQAEQPPPM, from the exons ATGAAGACGTCTTCTCGCCATGAAGAGCAGCAACATCGGCCCGGatttcgtttctgtcgatTCCTAAGGGGAATGACCCTTGCAGGAGGCGATAGAGGAACGGGCTCGCTGTTGTTACGCTCGCTCCACCCTGGGGCTTTGACCGGCGTTGCTGCATCCtgtgcagagaaggaagagaagtctTTCCTGTCCGGTTTCCCATCCTTTGGCTTATTCGACAAAAACAGTTCAAAAGATGCCGCAGCCAAATCCagctcctccgtctccgcaGACGCTTCCACGCCTTCGCGGCCCGCTTCTTCAGGCGACACTGACACGATGGAAGGCAGCAGTGAAGCCAGACCTCCGTTGTCAACCGCTGCGCTTGCACCAGGAACCTCGATGCTCGGATCTTCAGAAGCAGGCGAGTCGACCTCCAACCGCCTTATCCCCTCCGAAAGCAAGGAATTGGATAAAACGAG GGCACCGATTCCTGTGCCATACGAACAGTTTTCTCGCGAATGGATGGCCGTGGCAGGCCAAGACAACTTCGACGGATTCCGTCTGGAGGCTACCAAGCAG GTGAATAAAGTGCTCACGGCGAACCACACGTTCATGCTTGGCACTCAGTCGAAGGAGGGCGGGTGCTCTTACAGCTTCGGCCCCACGCTGGTGATTGGAGAACCCGATGAGGCCGCCCAGCAAGAAGGCCAGATGCCCAACTTCTTCGGGATGGCCCGCATGAACTCGGACGGATTCTTGCAGGCTCG GTTCATCAAAGCGATCTCAAAAACATTTGATATCAAATTCAACTCGAACTCGTCAATCAGCGAGGACGCGAAAGACAAATCGATGTACGAGGTCTCCTTCGACAAAATGGGGAGCGACTGGGCGGCAAACCTGAAACTCGCGTGGCAAG GCACTTGGATCTTGAACGGCCTCTTCTCTCAAGTCATCACTCCTAAGCTGCAATTGGGAGGCGAGCTCACCTGGGTG GCTGCCACCGGCATCTCCATGGGAAGCGTTGGAGCTCGATACGGATTCAATGAGAATAACACTGTCACCT GCCAGATCGGAGTTGGTCCGGACTTCAGCTCTCCAATGGGCTTCGCGAACGATGTGTATTCGACGAAGGCTCAGTATGTTCGAAAG GTTACAGATCGCCTGTCGATGGGGACAGAGCTCGAGTTTACCCATCCCGATATGTCATCCGCGATGCGTGTG ggCTGGCAGTACCTTTTCCGGCAAGCGCGTGTCCAAGGCTTGGTTGACACAGCAGGTCGAGTCTCAATGTTCGCCCAGGACTATAACGGATTCGGTCTGAGTGGCATGATCGACTACTGGCACGGCGATTACAAGTTTGGATTCCAGATGAACGTGgtgccgcctccgccgcaAGCGGAACAGCCTCCTCCGATGTAG
- a CDS encoding WD domain, G-beta repeat-containing protein (encoded by transcript TGME49_218290): METRRLWYETVSSRDGSPSVIWSVAFSPDGSRLLVAVGSCLLVYDPVDAKVLQTLKAHKDTVYVVTYNKTGKLFASGGADRTVIVWTSPGAGWRKYSHSDSIQCLAFNPVTLQLASATSVDFGLWSPEVCSVGKQKLPARACCMDWTPNGNHLAIGLFSGIVSVRDTTGAEKWNVALSAPVWTLAWSPQQNEESFSIFLAVGTFCPELVFYRETGEACLPSQALDCDPLSISFAPSGNFFLVGGSNGSISIWSHDGVRLGTIGQLQDWVWACAVHPNSSQIIAGSNAGELHMYNVTFPVVHALYQDRYAHRERLTDVVVQHMQLEQSVRIRCRSLVKKVAVFKESLAILLPGEVVLYSADQRNPDDMRYRETARIKHAFDCSLMLVTSSYLVRCTKAKLQLYSLAGTFEREWNLGSVIRYIKVVGGPPASEGILAGLKNGQVVEIFTNNPIPVTLVKQTHSIACLDISLQRTKLAAVDSTQRLTVYDLATKEVLYTESNVTSVAWNLVMDDMLAYTGNNTLSVRHRTLKPRSQRLQGLVVGFRGSKIYCLKSQSIQTCNFPQSASLYPYIGMKNFAAAYEVACLGVTASDWLSLALSALANLDFAYAAKAFTRLRDFRGITLVQKIQNSSSTAHKLSPVEQAHNAAAYVAAYQGNFDDAALHWVNAGQAHLAVEMFTELRRWEDAKKWAQTVDEGAVSAGCREPTLTRLPTAKDPPALGGNHENCTPETQNQRSTTNTTNLNQKEQVVAQQTATEEEKDDLIFAAEVYAKAKQLRRAVELYGRTGALDKIISIVRRELPAADAENILRAAFAVFKKHRHFAFAREASQKLGDKKLMARLLVEHGRWEEAFLFANQQPVVTDDVHIPWADYLVRSDRFDEATSALKKAGRPDLALGLQLKLLKICLDERRYLETSRRCWACAREILQGSDSNSGASVRGISSLCGHPSTPLSLFLFCTFRKLAEIYLAYHVVLRRKDEKLSSCLTGDLGRSILGLVSPLLEKGGPVPGVSQVEVLFALAETSLTVGAYKIGRLACQSLHRLRIPGRLQETIDSLTMILKSSPRSTENKRVLEETCSWCHAVVPLLNDERVPFIASEACDNCGHLRLREFGGFTVLGCIEFLPPPEVNDERAKAILNSTAIGKLDMSHSSGHDLQHASFLTEEGRLPDGKKGNNLQARTPDPNAATISFMKAAGVTATSGTEGSFAPLRVGAALLRELPSDCVCILDHARVSRLLSTQYFFCCNRVTDERQDGHGSPPSSEESSCHNVLHHTGPCQRNRRLVVCGGCAHAFDLEKTEEFILYDRCCPLCGKTNFIA; this comes from the exons ATGGAAACTCGGAGACTGTGGTACGAAACCGTGTCGAGTCGCGACGGTTCGCCGAGCGTCATTTGGAGCGTCGCCTTCAGCCCGGATggttctcgccttctggtTGCTGTTGGCAGCTGCCTGCTAGTCTACGACCCTGTGGATGCGAAGGTCCTCCAGACTCTCAAAGCGCACAAGGACACTGTTTACGTTGTGACGTACAACAAAACAGGCAAGCTATTCGCCTCAG GGGGCGCCGACAGAACCGTCATAGTCTGGACTTCACCAGGTGCAGGATGGCGCAAGTACAGCCATAGCGACAGCATCCAGTGCCTCGCGTTCAATCCCGTAACTCTGCAGCTCGCGAGTGCAACATCGGTCGACTTTGGTCTCTGGTCCCCTGAAGTCTGTTCTGTTGGCAAGCAGAAACTCCCAGCCAGGGCTTGTTGTATGGATTGGACTCCCAATGGCAATCACCTAGCCATAG GCCTCTTCAGCGGAATTGTTTCTGTTCGAGATACCACGGGAGCAGAAAAGTGGAACGTGGCATTGAGTGCCCCGGTGTGGACACTGGCATGGAGTCCCCAACAAAATGAGGAGAGCTTTTCAATCTTCCTTGCTGTTGGCACGTTCTGTCCTGAACTTGTCTTCTACCGCGAAACAGGAGAGGCCTGCTTACCGTCACAGGCTCTGGATTGTGATCCCCTGTCTATTTCTTTTGCACCGAGTG GCAACTTCTTCCTGGTCGGAGGGTCGAACGGATCGATCTCCATATGGAGTCACGACGGAGTTCGCCTCGGGACAATCGGCCAGTTGCAGGACTGGGTGTGGGCATGTGCAGTTCATCCCAACTCTTCGCAGATTATTGCTGGAAGTAATGCTGGAGAGTTGCACATGTACAACGTCACCTTCCCAGTTGTTCACGCTTTGTATCAAGACCGTTATGCACATCGTGAAAGACTCACTGACGTTGTTGTTCAGCACATGCAGCTGGAACAAAGCGTGCGTATACG GTGCCGAAGTTTGGTTAAAAAGGTTGCAGTTTTCAAGGAATCGCTTGCGATCCTTCTACCAGGAGAAGTTGTCCTCTACTCCGCAGACCAAAGAAATCCGGATGACATGAGGTACCGAGAAACTGCCAGGATAAAGCATGCTTTCGACTGCTCCCTGATGCTGGTCACGTCATCCTACCTCGTCCGATGCACGAAAGCGAAGCTGCAGCTCTACTCTCTGGCGG GCACCTTTGAGCGAGAGTGGAACCTGGGATCGGTGATCAGATACATAAAAGTCGTCGGCGGCCCTCCTGCGTCGGAAGGCATCCTTGCGGGACTTAAGAACGGCCAAGTTGTCGAGATTTTCACGAACAACCCTATTCCGGTGACCCTCGTGAAGCAGACGCATTCCATCGCTTGCCTTGACATCTCGTTGCAACGAACAAAACTCGCGGCGGTGGATTCCACCCAGCGCTTGACCGTTTATGACCTAGCCACCAAGGAGGTGCTCTACACAGAATCAAATGTCACGTCAGTTGCATGGAATCTCGTCATGGACGACATGCTTGCTTACACAGGCAACAATACTCTATCGGTCAGGCACA GAACGCTGAAGCCACGGAGCCAACGACTGCAGGGCTTGGTCGTTGGTTTTCGCGGATCGAAGATTTACTGTTTAAAGTCGCAGTCTATTCAGACGTGCAACTTTCCTCAATCAGCCTCGCTATACCCGTACATTGGTATGAAAAATTTCGCTGCTGCGTACGAAGTCGCTTGTCTGGGGGTCACCGCCTCCGATTGGCTATCTCTTGCTCTGTCTGCTTTAGCCAACCTCGATTTCGCCTACGCAGCAAAAGCGTTCACACGACTGCGAGACTTTCGAGGCATCACACTCGTCCAGAAAATTCAAAACTCTTCTTCGACAGCGCACAAGTTGTCACCAGTAGAACAAGCCCACAACGCTGCAGCCTACGTGGCGGCCTACCAAGGCAATTTTGACGACGCCGCTCTGCACTGGGTGAATGCCGGCCAGGCACATTTAGCTGTGGAGATGTTTACTGAATTGCGGAGATGGGAAGATGCAAAAAAGTGGGCACAAACGGTCGACGAGGGTGCCGTGTCTGCCGGATGTAGGGAGCCAACGCTCACCAGGCTCCCGACCGCCAAGGATCCGCCGGCCTTGGGGGGGAATCACGAGAACTGCACGCCGGAAACTCAGAACCAGCGGTCGACTACAAACACCACAAATCTGAACCAAAAAGAGCAAGTGGTGGCGCAGCAG ACAGcaacagaggaggagaaagatgACCTGATCTTCGCTGCCGAGGTGTacgcgaaggcgaaacagTTACGACGTGCCGTGGAACTATATGGGCGGACCGGAGCTCTAGATAAAATCATCTCCATTGTGAGGAGAGAGCTCCCTGCCGCTGATGCGGAGAACATCCTTCGTGCAGCGTTCGCTGTCTTCAAGAAACACCGGCACTTTGCATTCGCAAGAGAGGCCTCACAAAAGCTTGGCGACAAGAAGCTGATGGCTCGTCTCCTTGTTGAGCACGGCCGATGGGAAGAGGCATTCCTGTTCGCCAACCAG CAACCTGTGGTGACGGACGACGTGCATATTCCCTGGGCTGACTATCTAGTCCGATCGGATAGGTTCGACGAAGCCACTTCTGCATTGAAGAAAGCTGGCAGGCCGGACCTGGCACTTGGTCTTCAGCTCAAGCTTCTGAAGATTTGCCTGGACGAAAGAAGATACCTGGAAACTTCTAGACGCTGTTGGGCATGTGCGAGAGAGATACTGCAGGGTTCAGACAGCAACTCAGGGGCGAGTGTAAGAGGAATCAGTAGTCTCTGTGGTCATCCTTCCACGCCACTTTCGCTGTTCCTATTCTGTACTTTTCGAAAACTCGCAGAAATATACTTAGCATACCATGTTGTGCTGCGCCGAAAGGACG aaaaactgtCGAGTTGTCTCACTGGAGATTTAGGCCGTTCCATACTGGGCTTGGTGTCGCCGCTGCTGGAGAAGGGAGGACCCGTCCCTGGCGTGAGCCAGGTGGAAGTACTCTTCGCGCTAGCAGAAACATCGCTAACAGTTGGTGCATACAAG ATTGGCAGACTCGCTTGCCAGAGTCTTCATCGACTACGAATTCCTGGTCGGCTTCAGGAAACGATCGACTCCCTCACCATGATCCTCAAAAGCAGCCCCCGGTCCACGGAGAACAAGCGGGTCTTGGAAGAGACTTGTTCTTGGTGCCATGCGGTTGTGCCTCTCCTGAACGACGAACGAGTGCCTTTCATAGCCTCGGAGGCGTGTGACAACTGTGGGCACTTGAGACTGAGGGAGTTTGGTGGTTTCACCGTCCTCGGCTGCATCGAGTTTCTCCCTCCACCTGAAGTGAATGATGAACGAGCAAAAGCGATACTCAACTCCACGGCGATCGGAAAATTGGACATGTCGCATTCAA GCGGTCACGACCTACAGCATGCTTCTTTTCTGACGGAAGAGGGCCGCTTGCCTGACGGGAAGAAAGGCAACAACCTACAGGCAAGAACCCCGGACCCCAATGCAGCGACCATCTCGTTCATGAAGGCCGCCGGGGTGACTGCTACTTCTGGCACAGAAGGATCCTTTGCTCCTCTTCGAGTGGGAGCTGCACTGTTACGCGAGCTCCCATCCGACTGTGTCTGCATTCTCGACCATGCCCgtgtttctcgtcttttgtCCACGCAATACTTCTTCTGTTGCAATCGCGTGACTGATGAACGGCAGGACGGACACGGCTCTCCGCCGTCCTCAGAGGAATCGAGTTGCCACAATGTCCTTCACCACACTGGACCTTGCCAACGGAACAGAAGACTGGTGGTTTGTGGGGGCTGCGCACACGCTTTCGACCtagagaagacggaggaatTCATTCTGTATGATAGATGCTGTCCCCTTTGTGGTAAAACAAACTTCATCGCCTAG
- a CDS encoding histone H3.3 (encoded by transcript TGME49_218260~Gene product name based on ToxoDB Community Expert Annotation.) produces MARTKQTARKSTGGKAPRKQLASKAARKSAPMSGGIKKPHRYRPGTVALREIRKFQKSTDLLIRKLPFQRLVREIAQDFKTDLRFQSQAILALQEAAEAYLVGLFEDTNLCAIHAKRVTIMPKDIQLARRIRGERS; encoded by the coding sequence ATGGCGCGAACTAAGCAGACTGCACGTAAATCGACAGGCGGGAAGGCTCCTAGGAAGCAGCTGGCATCGAAGGCAGCGCGGAAGAGCGCTCCGATGTCAGGCGGTATCAAGAAGCCGCACAGATACAGACCCGGTACCGTGGCCCTGCGTGAAATCAGGAAATTTCAGAAGAGCACGGATCTCCTCATCCGCAAGTTGCCCTTCCAGCGCTTGGTCCGAGAGATTGCCCAGGATTTCAAGACGGATCTTCGATTTCAGTCCCAAGCAATCCTTGCTCTGCAGGAAGCGGCGGAAGCGTACTTGGTTGGATTATTCGAAGACACCAATCTGTGCGCGATTCACGCGAAGCGCGTTACTATCATGCCCAAGGACATTCAGCTGGCGAGGCGAATCCGAGGCGAGAGGTCTTAA
- a CDS encoding hypothetical protein (encoded by transcript TGME49_218270~Predicted trans-membrane domain (TMHMM2.0):20-43:69-92:103-123:142-165:197-220:239-262:268-291:310-333), which translates to MCCMLVGLKHWEYCLSLGSAAVWYAIVSFCCAVWQLAAVFVHVDFSGDITEPIVRDDDGTRQVVLGLMSISHAGAAALNFAVVLLTGLAVGLRSPKLCRLSSTVILTQGIYNSLFLVGVWSIFDCSQHGAKTHSAGLHPDAWFGALLAWPAAVILASLATVQSAGNSGFEGRQRIASPRLHKPDDGHVSDAWARVGTWTVGLTLGQGVLLLSGVCFLMAAKTLRSFWNLHFVESYEAQQIGWAFMLEGLILCCLAATAFVGTVLTSTFSLLVALFCCIGLGPIATIVAVWWNVLLYRWKVEPGVFVGMQFSIIEQYVCVFCCWAACRTLTGFIAAKTKGRFGIDIPKDDSPESEALVPSASPA; encoded by the coding sequence ATGTGTTGCATGCTGGTGGGCCTCAAACACTGGGAGTACTGCTTATCCTTGGGCAGCGCTGCTGTCTGGTATGCTATTGTCTCGTTTTGTTGCGCAGTGTGGCAACTCGCCGCAGTTTTCGTACACGTAGATTTTTCTGGAGACATTACGGAGCCCATAGTTCGTGATGATGATGGAACAAGACAGGTCGTTTTGGGGTTGATGTCCATCAGCCACGCCGGAGCTGCCGCTCTGAACTTCGCCGTCGTTCTGCTTACCGGTTTAGCTGTCGGCCTGCGATCTCCAAAGTTGTGTCGTCTGTCATCTACTGTAATCTTGACTCAAGGAATCTACAATTCTCTATTTCTCGTCGGCGTCTGGAGCATTTTCGATTGTTCCCAACACGGAGCGAAGACACACAGTGCGGGTCTGCATCCTGACGCTTGGTTCGGAGCGTTACTGGCATGGCCTGCTGCTGTTATTCTCGCATCTTTGGCTACTGTTCAAAGTGCCGGCAACTCGGGCTTTGAAGGCCGACAAAGGATTGCGTCTCCCAGATTGCATAAGCCAGATGACGGACACGTTTCTGACGCGTGGGCGAGGGTCGGCACGTGGACCGTGGGCTTGACTCTAGGTCAAGGCGTGCTTCTGTTAAGCGGTGTGTGTTTTCTGATGGCTGCTAAAACTCTTCGCAGCTTCTGGAACCTACACTTCGTTGAGAGCTACGAGGCACAACAAATTGGATGGGCGTTCATGCTGGAAGGCTTGATTCTCTGTTGTTTGGCCGCTACGGCGTTCGTCGGCACAGTGCTGACATCTACCTTCTCGCTActtgtcgctcttttctgctgTATTGGGCTTGGACCAATTGCGACAATAGTGGCAGTTTGGTGGAACGTGCTTCTGTACAGGTGGAAAGTGGAACCGGGCGTTTTCGTTGGCATGCAATTCAGTATCATTGAGCAATacgtctgcgttttctgctgcTGGGCTGCATGTCGGACGCTGACCGGGTTCATTGCCGCAAAAACAAAGGGTCGATTTGGCATTGATATCCCAAAGGATGACAGTCCGGAATCTGAAGCCCTTGTGCCTTCTGCAAGTCCGGCTTAA